The bacterium DNA segment ACCGTAGGAAGCGTCACTTCTCCCACCAAAGGAATAATTCTGGAGAGATATACGTGTGAGCGGAGAATCGTGGAGAGCGCATTGATGCGCTTTTCAAAAATAAAGATCTCTGATTCAAGTTTTTTGTTGCGCGTACGCTCCAGATCGTCCGTATGGCCATGGATCAATTCGGTATCCGAAGAGATCTTCACGCGAAAAGAGAACAGCGCCGCATACACGACAAACGAGAGGCCGAACAGCGTAAGAAGTATAATAACGCCCGGACCGTACGCCGTCTGCCGTTCGGCAACGATAAAACCGCTGGAGGATGTTTCTTTTTTCGATTCGGATTGGAAGAGAAGAGGCATGCCAATGTCGTCTAACCCAGCCGTCTAAGCTCTAAAAAATAGCTTCGGGCTGAATGATAGTACATTATTTTTCTTGATGATTTATTTTTCTTTTTATGTATAGACGGCTGGGTTAGCTACGACGTTGAGCACCCCGCCCTCTAAGCCATTTTAATATATTCTCGGAAATCTTTCTCGCCTTCTTGCCAAAGCGGCTCTTGTCTACACATCCCTATCGCATAGAGGGCGGGGTAAGGTTTTGTTCCTGCGTTTCGTTCGCAACAAAGCGCTTCGAAACGCAGACAAAGCCCTTATATTTCCTTCATTGCAAGCCCTGCGGCATTGGCAAGCTCGGGACCGATAAGCCCGGAGACGGGAACAAGATCTTTAGGAAGCGAAATGTGGGAAAAAGGGCTAACCGTTTGCACGGACAGGCGAAGGCGGGATGCGAAATACTCATCAAGTCCCCTAAGTAGTGCGGTGTTTCCCGAAAGGATCAGGCGGGTTATCTGCCTGGAACTTGTTTTCCAATATGCAGACATCACCCGCTCGACTTCACGCGCAAGAGCTTCAAGCAACGGCAAGTATGCGGTGACTATTTCTTTTTCTCCGCCGCTTGCATAAAGCCCGAAGGTCTGCTTGTAACTTTCCGCCCGCTCCATATCCGTTCCCAAAGCCCGGGAGCATGCCCGGGTAAAATCGCTCGATGCGATGCCGACATGATGGGCGATGCGCAAAGATCCTTCGTCAAAAACCGCAATACTCGAAGAAAATGCGCCCATATCGAGCAGGAGAACTGCCGTCTTTTCATCCAGAGCTCCGGCGCGCGCAAGAGCAAAAGATTCTATTTCAAGACCCATCAACGTAAGTTCCGACAATTGGGCGATGCGCACATATTTCTGCACCATGTCCCGCGGAGCTGCCATAAGTAAAACCTTGGTGCCTTGGTGCTTCGGGCTAAAAGACGGTGTTTCTTTTTGAGACTGTGTTGACGCGTTCTTTTCTTCCATTGTCATCGCGCCACCGACATTCTGCGTCCTTGGAGATTGGTCCGTAAGAGAATTGGGTAGAGCGGGTTCTGCCCGGGTAAGATCGGATTTTTTTGTTGTCTCTACGATCTTCCAATCAAGGACCACCTCGGAGATGGGAATGGGTATATACTCGCGCGCCTGGAGCGGAACTGCATTTGCCATCGCCTTCTCGTCAAGAATCGGCATTTCCATAATGGTCACGAACGTTGAAAAAATTGGCAGAGACATGACCGCGGTATCGGTTGTGAACCCGGATTCTTTTATGAGAAATTTTATGTACTGCGCTATTCGGGCTTCTTCCAGATCAAATAGAAGACCTCGGACACTTTCATCTCCCGGCGAGCGTTTTGGAGCCAGCACCGCGTAATTTAAAAGATTGAAATGGCTATTGGATTCCCGCCGGAGCTCCACGATCTTAATTGATGACGTGCCAATATCAATGCCGAGCACCGATGTAACGCGTTTCTTGAATATGAAATCAAGTGGATTGAACATGCTAATGTCGTCTAAAATTATAAGCGGAGCTCATGGCGTAGCGCAATAATTTTATCTACGACATTGAGCACCCCCTCACTCATCCTTGCGAGAGTTTTTCGATATACAAAACCAGTGAGCCGCAGGCGGCTTCGCCTTTTCAGCTACATATAGCGAAAATGTCTTGCCGGGATGAGTGAGGGGGTAAAGAGCGTGTTGCTGAAATCCTTTCACGCAGAGGCGCTCGGGATTTCAGACACGCTTATACTATACCACGAAAGACGGATATGAGACGACGGGCTATCCACATAGCCTATTGGCGTAGCAATACAATAAGAGTCTCAATAAGTCAAAATCCCGCAGAACATTGCGGGATTTCGGCTCATTGAACGAATTTCCAATAATTTACTCCACTATATTTGGAAGAATGGATGTCCGTGTGCCCGTAGGCTCATCGGGAAAGGGAGTCGGGGTTTGAGCCGAACTGTCTTCTGCGGATTCATGAGAGGAGTCTGCCGACAGAATGTCGGAAGAAGACGGCGAGTCCTCCTGAAAAGTCTGGGAGGAGCCGGAAGAAACGCTTGAAGCGCTTTCCGGAATCAAAATCTCTTCCGCGGTCGATTGCGCCTCCATGGAAACGGCCTTTGCGTCCTCAAAAATCGGCAAGGACGAGCTTGCAGTGTCAAATGTTGAAAGAAGAACCGTATAGGCACGGGCGGTTTCATCAAGTTTTTCGGCCTTCTCCCGAGCAAGATCCTCGTTACCGCTCGCCTGCATCTGTTTGACCGCAAAAGAAGAATCACCCAAAGCCTTGGTGTAGCGTTGAAGCGTCTGAGCAATGAGCGCCGTCTGCCTCTCACTATGAGCTTCGATCGTGGCTTCCCGGGATAGCAACGTTAATTCTTGGATGCGTTCTTGCGCAACCGCTAAACCGTAATCGGCTTTTTGTTCCTCCGTAAACACCAGCGCTTCTTTTACCCTCTCCTTCGCCAATTTGATCGGATATAAGGCGCTCGAGGGTGAGATTTCGGACATACCGGCTCCCAGTACCATGCCAATGCCTCCTACGAACAGTGCCAATAACAATCCCGCCATGACGATTTGAGGCTTGGCGAGGCTTCGAAAGAGGGCTAAAAC contains these protein-coding regions:
- a CDS encoding DUF5667 domain-containing protein — protein: MEEQDLIRYIKKIHQDNPREAWLFTVKEELFSRMRKNPVVSKNSAYSVLALFRSLAKPQIVMAGLLLALFVGGIGMVLGAGMSEISPSSALYPIKLAKERVKEALVFTEEQKADYGLAVAQERIQELTLLSREATIEAHSERQTALIAQTLQRYTKALGDSSFAVKQMQASGNEDLAREKAEKLDETARAYTVLLSTFDTASSSLPIFEDAKAVSMEAQSTAEEILIPESASSVSSGSSQTFQEDSPSSSDILSADSSHESAEDSSAQTPTPFPDEPTGTRTSILPNIVE
- the pilM gene encoding pilus assembly protein PilM codes for the protein MFNPLDFIFKKRVTSVLGIDIGTSSIKIVELRRESNSHFNLLNYAVLAPKRSPGDESVRGLLFDLEEARIAQYIKFLIKESGFTTDTAVMSLPIFSTFVTIMEMPILDEKAMANAVPLQAREYIPIPISEVVLDWKIVETTKKSDLTRAEPALPNSLTDQSPRTQNVGGAMTMEEKNASTQSQKETPSFSPKHQGTKVLLMAAPRDMVQKYVRIAQLSELTLMGLEIESFALARAGALDEKTAVLLLDMGAFSSSIAVFDEGSLRIAHHVGIASSDFTRACSRALGTDMERAESYKQTFGLYASGGEKEIVTAYLPLLEALAREVERVMSAYWKTSSRQITRLILSGNTALLRGLDEYFASRLRLSVQTVSPFSHISLPKDLVPVSGLIGPELANAAGLAMKEI